In 'Nostoc azollae' 0708, the following are encoded in one genomic region:
- a CDS encoding M16 family metallopeptidase, giving the protein MTSTLLKFPRLNAPKVHHLPNGLTIIAEQMPVPAVNLNLWVNIGSAVELDAINGMAHFLEHIVFKGTERLASGEFERRIEERGAVTNAATSQDYTHYYITTAPKDFAELAPLQIDVVCNPSIPDDAFERERLVVLEEIRRSQDNPRRRIYRRTMETAFDVLPYRRPVLGPEAVISQVTPQQMRDFHHTWYQPSSITAVAVGNLPVEELIEIIAEEFSKNSQKSKINNQQLTVSQEPAFTEIVRREFTDESVQQARLIILWRVPGLMELDETYSLDVLAGILGHGRTSRLVHDLREERGLVSSIAVSNINNRLQGIFSISAKCEVDDLEAVEAAIAKHLYTIQTELVKESEIYRVRRRVANRFIFGNETPSERSGLYGYYQSLIGDLEAAFNYPQYIQAQNTNNLIQAAQKYLDPNAYGVVVIKPVK; this is encoded by the coding sequence ATGACATCAACTCTGTTAAAATTTCCTCGACTTAATGCTCCCAAGGTGCATCATTTACCAAATGGTTTAACCATCATCGCCGAGCAAATGCCAGTACCAGCAGTTAACCTTAATCTATGGGTAAACATCGGTTCTGCTGTGGAGTTAGATGCTATTAATGGCATGGCTCATTTTTTAGAACATATTGTTTTTAAGGGAACAGAGAGACTAGCCAGTGGTGAGTTTGAACGTCGAATTGAAGAACGCGGCGCTGTTACTAATGCCGCTACTAGCCAAGATTATACACACTATTATATTACGACTGCGCCGAAAGACTTTGCAGAATTAGCACCATTGCAAATAGATGTTGTTTGTAATCCTAGTATTCCTGATGATGCTTTTGAGAGAGAACGCTTAGTAGTTTTGGAAGAAATCAGACGTTCACAAGATAACCCCAGACGGCGGATTTATCGCCGCACAATGGAAACCGCTTTTGATGTTTTACCTTATCGTCGTCCGGTACTCGGTCCAGAAGCAGTAATTTCTCAAGTTACACCTCAGCAAATGCGAGATTTTCACCATACCTGGTATCAACCGTCTTCTATAACTGCGGTTGCCGTCGGTAATCTACCAGTAGAAGAATTAATAGAAATTATTGCCGAAGAATTTAGTAAAAATAGTCAAAAATCAAAAATTAATAATCAACAATTAACCGTTAGTCAAGAACCTGCATTTACAGAAATTGTGCGTCGGGAATTTACTGATGAGAGTGTACAACAAGCCAGATTAATAATCCTATGGCGAGTTCCTGGACTCATGGAATTAGATGAAACATACTCTTTAGATGTGTTAGCAGGAATTTTAGGACATGGACGTACATCTAGATTAGTCCATGATTTGCGAGAAGAAAGAGGACTTGTTTCCTCAATTGCTGTTAGTAATATTAATAATCGACTGCAAGGGATATTTTCTATTTCTGCTAAGTGTGAAGTAGATGATTTAGAAGCAGTAGAAGCTGCAATTGCTAAACATTTGTATACAATACAAACAGAATTAGTAAAAGAATCAGAAATTTATCGTGTACGGCGACGGGTAGCCAATCGGTTTATATTTGGGAATGAAACACCAAGTGAGCGCTCCGGTTTGTATGGTTATTATCAATCTTTAATAGGCGACCTAGAAGCAGCATTTAATTATCCCCAATATATACAAGCTCAAAATACAAATAACTTAATCCAAGCTGCACAGAAATATCTTGACCCCAACGCTTATGGTGTAGTTGTGATCAAACCTGTTAAGTGA
- a CDS encoding fructosamine kinase family protein, whose protein sequence is MWIEIDAHISQVTGEKFHSSQRLSVSGGCINQGYALSDGKTTYFVKLNQASQGEMFAAEMLGLEQMYNTNTIRVPQPLCWGTTANSSYIVLEWLEMANGNSKSWQKMGRNLAAMHKISSNRGFGWNMNNTIGSTPQINTWKSDWIEFYIQHRLSYQFQLAKRKGENFALQDQLLAAIPELLANYQVQPSLVHGDLWGGNASFTVDYEPVIFDPATYFGDREVDIAMTELFGGFPPSFYQGYQEVFPLAEGYEKRKTLYNLYPILNHLNLFSGAYASQANQMIEQIFRMYE, encoded by the coding sequence ATGTGGATTGAAATTGACGCTCATATTAGCCAGGTGACAGGAGAAAAATTCCACTCTTCACAACGGCTATCTGTAAGTGGTGGCTGTATTAATCAAGGTTATGCACTCAGTGATGGCAAAACAACCTATTTTGTGAAACTTAACCAAGCCTCTCAAGGAGAGATGTTTGCAGCAGAAATGCTGGGGTTAGAGCAAATGTACAACACAAATACTATCCGCGTTCCTCAACCTCTATGTTGGGGAACTACAGCTAATTCTAGTTATATAGTATTGGAATGGCTAGAAATGGCCAATGGTAATAGCAAATCTTGGCAAAAAATGGGGCGTAACTTAGCAGCAATGCACAAAATCAGCAGTAACCGAGGTTTCGGCTGGAACATGAATAATACTATCGGTTCTACCCCCCAAATTAATACTTGGAAATCTGACTGGATAGAATTTTACATTCAACATCGCTTAAGTTATCAATTTCAGTTAGCAAAGCGAAAAGGAGAGAATTTTGCTTTACAAGATCAGTTATTAGCGGCTATTCCCGAATTATTAGCAAATTATCAAGTACAACCTTCCTTAGTGCATGGTGATTTATGGGGAGGAAATGCAAGTTTCACCGTTGATTATGAACCCGTAATTTTTGATCCAGCAACTTATTTTGGTGATAGAGAAGTTGATATTGCTATGACAGAGTTATTTGGTGGTTTCCCACCAAGTTTTTATCAAGGATATCAAGAGGTATTTCCTTTAGCTGAGGGTTATGAAAAACGCAAGACCCTTTATAATCTATACCCTATTTTGAATCATCTTAATTTATTTAGTGGTGCTTATGCTTCCCAAGCTAATCAAATGATTGAGCAAATTTTCAGAATGTATGAATAG
- a CDS encoding 2OG-Fe(II) oxygenase, whose product MKYYQLQTNILPNYYLNDLWGEINASPYFVINNLNRDFINTKGFSVVFQRQGLTTVEQKFPFFKPYLDLALQPNCNAFYLNPLLLKEGSRVDPHIDRSLRSYCKTIELPHLVSVLYVRVPENMEGGELVLKSPKRQVGQVKPQTNSLVYFQGDLTHSVNAVRTSGYRLSLVCEQYNLSGYELEEIPEFTLESRATESRATQSATKKRKYGY is encoded by the coding sequence ATGAAATACTATCAATTACAAACCAACATCTTACCTAATTATTACCTTAATGACCTGTGGGGAGAAATTAATGCTAGTCCTTACTTTGTTATCAACAACCTCAACCGTGATTTTATCAATACCAAAGGCTTTTCCGTAGTTTTTCAGCGTCAAGGGCTAACAACAGTTGAACAAAAATTTCCCTTTTTTAAACCTTATCTAGATTTAGCACTTCAGCCTAATTGTAATGCTTTTTATCTCAATCCTTTGCTATTAAAAGAAGGTTCTCGTGTAGATCCGCACATAGATCGTTCCTTGCGTTCTTACTGCAAAACCATTGAACTACCTCACCTTGTCAGTGTTCTCTATGTGCGTGTACCAGAAAACATGGAAGGGGGAGAATTGGTTCTAAAATCGCCTAAACGCCAAGTTGGACAAGTTAAACCTCAAACCAACTCCTTGGTTTACTTTCAAGGTGATTTAACCCATTCAGTTAACGCAGTCAGAACCAGCGGATATCGCTTAAGTTTAGTTTGTGAACAGTATAATTTAAGTGGGTATGAACTTGAAGAAATACCGGAATTTACCTTAGAATCAAGAGCTACAGAATCAAGAGCTACTCAATCTGCAACTAAAAAACGAAAATATGGCTACTAA
- a CDS encoding serine/threonine-protein kinase, translated as MTTKLLNNRYQVIQLLGAGGFGETSLAEDTHLPSRRRFLIKELKPINNDPETSQIIQQRFEREAAILENLGETSDQIPKLYAYFPENGKFYLVQEWIEGQTLTNIIQSKGKLKETIVREILLSLLPVLDYVHSKGIIHRDIKPDNIILRSQDNKPVLIDFGAVKETIRTVINPSGNPLQSIVIGTPGYMPSEQAIGRPVYATDIYSLGLTAIYLLTGKQPQDLETHPQTGQVLWQQYAAGISPEMVQILTQAIEPRPSDRYTTASKMLYALKSGHNTDHNNYISSHAPTTRATISLSPPPPTSQTTQPIYSPARTPVIREVNNPANGQKTAVILGSLLVSSLIVAVGISNRQPQPSAPVATNSTVTRETQTPTVVLTNSPVAKEVSPTPVITPTPSTEQQLISNPLPKTNSAQVSTPPPVDKPVIQDTPTPTVRSTPEVEIQQQQSQPAVVPTAEVFSDSQKKPGKQRKELPEQLATNIRQTVPVFPTGTSRNSVEAALGKPKKDLRGLWSNTRAITYKVVPNQIDLGYLFDRDTGRIRQTEAAFASSVDNQVMQTTLNGLLAGQATAEIKQGLQKIQQRQIDNFKFTKGSVKGQIVRQNCDFIYISIWDADLHDFVNPSDGKQC; from the coding sequence ATGACAACAAAACTGTTAAACAACCGCTATCAAGTTATCCAATTACTCGGTGCAGGTGGCTTTGGGGAAACCTCTCTTGCAGAAGATACCCATTTACCTTCTCGTCGTCGCTTTCTTATCAAAGAACTCAAGCCAATTAACAATGATCCAGAAACTTCTCAAATAATTCAACAACGGTTTGAAAGAGAAGCGGCTATTTTGGAAAATTTGGGAGAAACTAGTGATCAAATTCCCAAACTTTACGCTTATTTTCCAGAAAATGGCAAATTTTATCTTGTCCAAGAATGGATTGAAGGTCAAACGCTCACCAATATTATCCAATCAAAAGGCAAATTAAAAGAAACGATTGTTCGAGAAATTCTTTTAAGTTTGCTACCAGTTTTAGATTATGTTCACAGCAAAGGTATCATTCATCGAGATATAAAACCAGATAATATAATCCTTCGCTCCCAAGATAATAAACCAGTTCTAATTGATTTCGGTGCTGTTAAAGAAACAATCCGTACAGTCATCAATCCTTCAGGAAATCCCCTACAATCCATAGTCATAGGTACACCAGGGTATATGCCCAGTGAGCAAGCTATCGGTCGTCCAGTTTATGCTACGGATATCTATAGTTTAGGCTTGACGGCAATTTATCTGCTCACAGGTAAACAACCCCAAGACTTAGAAACTCATCCCCAAACGGGTCAAGTACTTTGGCAACAATACGCTGCTGGTATATCACCAGAAATGGTACAGATACTTACTCAAGCTATTGAACCACGTCCGAGCGATCGCTACACCACGGCCAGTAAAATGCTCTATGCTTTAAAATCTGGTCATAATACTGATCATAATAATTATATTTCTTCCCATGCTCCGACTACCCGCGCCACAATTAGTCTTAGCCCCCCTCCTCCTACCAGCCAAACAACCCAGCCAATCTATTCACCTGCAAGAACTCCTGTTATCAGAGAAGTTAACAATCCTGCAAACGGGCAAAAAACCGCTGTAATTCTTGGTAGTTTGCTGGTGAGTAGTTTGATTGTTGCAGTAGGAATATCCAACCGTCAGCCACAACCTTCAGCCCCAGTCGCTACTAACTCCACAGTCACAAGAGAAACCCAGACTCCCACTGTTGTACTTACAAATTCCCCAGTTGCTAAGGAAGTTTCCCCAACACCAGTAATTACACCAACTCCTTCTACAGAACAGCAACTCATTTCTAATCCCTTACCAAAAACTAATTCTGCACAGGTATCAACACCACCACCAGTGGATAAACCCGTAATTCAAGATACTCCCACTCCCACAGTCAGATCAACACCCGAAGTAGAAATACAACAACAGCAATCTCAGCCAGCTGTAGTTCCCACAGCCGAGGTATTTTCAGATTCCCAGAAAAAGCCAGGTAAGCAAAGAAAAGAATTACCTGAACAGTTAGCCACCAACATCAGGCAAACTGTACCAGTATTTCCCACAGGGACATCCAGAAATAGTGTAGAAGCAGCACTGGGGAAACCAAAAAAAGATTTAAGGGGACTATGGTCGAATACCCGTGCTATCACTTATAAAGTAGTACCAAATCAAATTGATTTAGGCTACTTATTTGACCGTGACACTGGTAGAATCAGGCAAACCGAAGCGGCTTTTGCTTCATCAGTAGATAATCAAGTTATGCAAACAACCTTAAATGGTTTATTAGCTGGACAAGCCACAGCAGAAATTAAACAAGGACTCCAAAAAATTCAACAGCGTCAGATAGATAATTTTAAATTTACGAAGGGTTCTGTGAAAGGTCAAATAGTGCGGCAAAATTGTGATTTCATCTACATCAGTATTTGGGATGCAGATTTACATGATTTTGTGAATCCGTCAGACGGTAAACAATGTTAA
- the rplL gene encoding 50S ribosomal protein L7/L12, with the protein MSAATDQILEQLKSLTLLEASELVKQIEEAFGVSAAAPAGGMMMMAPPGAPAAEVVEEKTEFDAILEAVPADKKIAVLKIVREITGLGLKEAKDLVEAAPKPVKEGIAKDAAEDIKKRIAEAGGTVVIK; encoded by the coding sequence ATGTCTGCTGCAACCGATCAAATTTTAGAACAATTGAAATCTTTGACCTTGTTGGAAGCTTCTGAACTAGTTAAGCAAATTGAAGAAGCTTTTGGTGTAAGTGCTGCTGCACCTGCTGGTGGCATGATGATGATGGCGCCTCCTGGTGCTCCTGCTGCTGAAGTTGTAGAAGAAAAGACCGAATTTGATGCAATTCTTGAAGCTGTACCTGCTGATAAGAAAATTGCAGTTCTGAAGATTGTCCGTGAAATCACAGGTTTAGGTCTGAAAGAAGCTAAAGACTTAGTAGAAGCTGCTCCTAAGCCAGTTAAAGAAGGTATTGCTAAAGACGCTGCTGAAGACATCAAGAAGCGCATCGCTGAAGCTGGTGGTACTGTAGTCATTAAGTAA
- the rplJ gene encoding 50S ribosomal protein L10, translating to MGRTLENKKEIVADLKGTLSESTLALVIDYQGLTVAEIRDLRRRLRPSGTVCKVAKNTFMGIAIQEDEKWQPLSELLKGSSAFLLVKEDFSSAIKAYQEFQKTSKKTELRGGVMDGRLLKEADVKALGDLPSKEQLMAQIAGSINALATKLAVGINEVPSSLARAVQAVADKENGDSTETASE from the coding sequence ATGGGTCGAACGTTAGAAAACAAGAAAGAGATAGTAGCTGACCTCAAAGGAACTTTGAGCGAGTCAACTTTAGCACTGGTAATTGATTACCAAGGTCTAACAGTTGCAGAAATCAGGGACTTAAGGCGGCGTTTACGTCCTAGTGGCACTGTTTGTAAGGTAGCTAAAAACACCTTTATGGGTATCGCCATTCAGGAAGATGAAAAATGGCAACCTTTGTCAGAACTACTAAAAGGTTCGTCTGCCTTTTTGCTAGTTAAAGAAGATTTCTCTTCAGCAATTAAGGCTTACCAAGAATTCCAAAAAACCTCCAAGAAGACAGAACTTCGTGGCGGTGTTATGGACGGTCGCCTGCTGAAAGAAGCAGATGTCAAGGCTTTAGGAGACTTGCCATCTAAGGAACAACTTATGGCGCAAATTGCTGGATCTATCAACGCTTTGGCTACTAAACTTGCTGTGGGTATCAACGAAGTTCCCAGTTCCTTGGCTCGCGCTGTTCAGGCTGTTGCTGATAAAGAAAATGGCGATAGCACTGAAACTGCTAGTGAATAA
- the rplA gene encoding 50S ribosomal protein L1 — translation MGKKISRRLQALQDKVEDRDYTPLEALDMLKETATAKFAEAAEAHIRLGIDPKYTDQQLRTTVALPKGTGQIVRVAVIARGEKVTEATNAGADIAGSEELIDQIQKGMMDFDKLIATPDVMPMVAKLGKLLGPRGLMPSPKGGTVTNDVGGAIAEFKAGKLEFRADRTGIVHVMFGKASFSPEDLLINLKALQETIDRNRPSGAKGRYWRTLYVSATMGPSIKIDISALRDLQLTEAV, via the coding sequence ATGGGAAAGAAAATATCACGCCGTTTACAGGCGTTGCAAGACAAGGTAGAAGATCGGGATTATACACCCTTAGAAGCGTTGGATATGTTAAAAGAGACAGCAACGGCTAAATTCGCCGAAGCCGCAGAAGCTCATATCCGGCTAGGAATTGACCCCAAGTATACAGATCAACAGTTGCGAACAACAGTAGCACTGCCTAAAGGTACAGGACAAATAGTGCGTGTGGCAGTTATCGCTAGAGGTGAAAAGGTAACAGAAGCCACTAATGCAGGTGCTGACATAGCTGGTTCAGAAGAACTGATTGATCAAATTCAAAAAGGCATGATGGATTTTGACAAGCTAATTGCGACACCTGATGTTATGCCAATGGTGGCAAAACTTGGTAAATTGCTTGGTCCTCGTGGTTTGATGCCATCACCCAAAGGTGGTACAGTGACAAATGATGTTGGTGGTGCGATCGCAGAGTTCAAAGCGGGTAAGTTGGAATTCCGTGCTGATCGGACTGGTATTGTCCATGTTATGTTTGGTAAGGCATCCTTCTCGCCAGAAGATTTGTTAATCAACCTCAAAGCATTGCAAGAGACAATTGATCGTAACCGTCCTTCAGGAGCAAAAGGGCGTTACTGGCGTACATTATACGTCTCTGCCACCATGGGTCCTTCGATTAAAATCGACATCAGCGCCCTAAGAGATTTACAACTGACTGAAGCTGTATAA
- the rplK gene encoding 50S ribosomal protein L11, with the protein MAKKVVAVIKLALNAGKANPAPPVGPALGQHGVNIMMFCKEYNAKTADQAGMVIPVEISVFEDRSFAFVLKTPPASVLIRKAAKIERGSNEPNKKKVGSISKAQLKEIAQTKLPDLNANDIDAAMNIVAGTAKNMGVTITD; encoded by the coding sequence ATGGCGAAGAAAGTAGTAGCGGTCATTAAACTGGCCCTGAATGCTGGAAAAGCCAACCCAGCACCGCCAGTAGGCCCAGCATTGGGTCAACACGGCGTTAACATCATGATGTTCTGCAAAGAGTACAACGCCAAAACAGCAGACCAAGCTGGAATGGTGATACCCGTAGAAATTTCGGTTTTTGAAGACCGGAGTTTTGCATTTGTACTCAAAACACCCCCAGCATCAGTTTTGATTCGCAAGGCAGCGAAAATTGAACGAGGCTCTAATGAACCCAACAAAAAGAAAGTTGGGAGCATTAGTAAAGCTCAATTAAAGGAAATCGCCCAAACCAAACTTCCTGACCTCAATGCTAACGACATTGACGCAGCAATGAATATTGTGGCAGGAACAGCTAAGAACATGGGTGTTACTATCACAGATTAA
- the nusG gene encoding transcription termination/antitermination protein NusG, with protein MTSATDEPRDALQSEEALEAAIKEARWYAVQVASGCEKRVKTNLEQRIQTFDVADKIIQVEIPHTPTVKIRKDGKRQPSEEKVFPGYVLVRMMLNDDTWQVVRNTTHVINFVGAEQKRGTGKGRGHVKPVPLSNSEVERIFKQTSEQEPVVKIDMATGDKIMVLSGPFKDFEGEVIEVSPERSKLKALLSIFGRDTPVELEFNQVEKQS; from the coding sequence ATGACTTCTGCAACAGACGAACCACGGGATGCTTTACAGTCAGAGGAAGCACTCGAAGCAGCGATAAAAGAAGCCCGCTGGTATGCGGTGCAAGTAGCCTCTGGTTGTGAAAAGCGCGTGAAGACAAACTTAGAGCAGCGCATCCAAACCTTTGATGTTGCTGACAAAATCATTCAAGTGGAAATCCCCCACACACCAACGGTAAAAATCCGTAAAGATGGTAAGCGCCAGCCCTCGGAAGAGAAAGTCTTTCCTGGTTATGTGCTTGTGCGGATGATGTTGAATGATGACACCTGGCAGGTGGTACGCAACACTACTCATGTAATTAACTTTGTGGGAGCAGAACAAAAACGTGGTACCGGCAAGGGTCGGGGTCACGTTAAACCAGTACCCCTGAGCAACTCAGAAGTAGAACGTATATTCAAACAAACCAGTGAACAAGAGCCAGTAGTCAAAATTGATATGGCTACAGGTGATAAGATAATGGTACTTTCTGGTCCATTTAAAGACTTTGAAGGCGAGGTGATTGAAGTTTCGCCAGAACGGAGTAAGCTAAAAGCTCTGCTCTCGATTTTTGGACGAGATACACCAGTAGAATTGGAATTTAATCAGGTAGAAAAACAGAGCTAA
- the secE gene encoding preprotein translocase subunit SecE — protein sequence MAKKNEAEMPETGNGFSLNNFFQGTKEELEKVVWPSRKQLVSESAAVLLMVTLSASLIYLVDGLFAWAAKQVF from the coding sequence GTGGCCAAAAAAAACGAAGCAGAAATGCCAGAAACCGGAAATGGGTTTAGCTTAAACAATTTCTTCCAAGGAACAAAAGAAGAACTTGAAAAAGTGGTATGGCCCAGTCGTAAGCAGTTGGTGAGCGAATCAGCAGCTGTGTTATTAATGGTGACACTCTCCGCATCTTTGATATATTTGGTCGATGGATTGTTTGCTTGGGCAGCAAAACAGGTATTCTGA
- the rplS gene encoding 50S ribosomal protein L19 has product MNAQEIIHSIEAEHIKSDLPVIYVGDTVRVGVKIKEGEKFRVQPYEGVVIAKRNGGINETITVRRVFQGVGVERVFLLHSPRIDNIKVLRRGKVRRAKLYYLRDRVGKATRIKQRFDRAL; this is encoded by the coding sequence ATGAACGCTCAAGAGATCATCCATTCCATAGAAGCGGAACACATCAAATCCGACCTACCTGTCATTTATGTAGGTGATACAGTACGGGTAGGAGTTAAAATTAAGGAAGGGGAAAAATTCCGCGTCCAACCCTATGAAGGAGTGGTAATCGCTAAACGCAATGGTGGAATCAATGAAACAATCACCGTCCGTCGCGTTTTTCAAGGTGTTGGCGTTGAGCGTGTATTTTTGTTGCACTCTCCTCGTATTGACAACATCAAAGTCTTGCGTCGTGGTAAAGTAAGACGCGCTAAACTATATTATTTGCGCGATCGCGTCGGTAAGGCCACCCGGATTAAGCAACGGTTTGACCGCGCCCTGTGA
- a CDS encoding glycosyltransferase: MRIIHILNHVQEIGNGIVNVAIDLACLQAKTGDDVAVISGGGEYEMLLDKFGVKHYKINQNRQPINILQAALSFREIIRKFQPDIVHAHMMTGIVLASMLRFRNKYALVSTVHNEFQRASLLMGLADRVIAVSKAVQISMMQRGIPENKLRVVRNGTLGSPRTRRISDYQPLKLQQPAITTVAGMYKRKGINELIAAFEKITLDFPTAHLYLVGDGPDREIFKEQAKSSGVGDQIHFEGFQTEPQRYLLACDIFVLASHRDPCPLVISEAREAGTAIIATEIDGIPEALDNGQAGVLVPAKDSQALAEALVNLLSNPDKLQGWKHRAQENLELLNVVRVYEETLAVYQELVN, encoded by the coding sequence ATGCGAATAATACATATATTGAACCATGTTCAAGAAATTGGAAATGGAATTGTCAACGTAGCCATAGATTTAGCCTGTTTACAGGCCAAGACTGGTGATGATGTAGCAGTAATATCTGGTGGGGGAGAATATGAAATGTTATTGGATAAATTTGGTGTTAAACACTACAAGATCAACCAAAATCGTCAGCCTATAAATATTCTACAAGCAGCATTATCTTTTCGGGAAATTATACGAAAATTTCAGCCTGATATTGTTCATGCCCACATGATGACTGGAATAGTTCTAGCTAGTATGTTGAGATTTAGAAACAAGTATGCCTTAGTTTCCACAGTACACAATGAATTTCAGCGTGCTAGTTTATTGATGGGTTTGGCAGATAGGGTAATTGCTGTTAGTAAAGCCGTGCAAATTTCGATGATGCAACGTGGTATACCAGAGAATAAATTACGGGTAGTACGCAATGGTACTTTGGGCAGTCCCCGCACAAGGCGAATATCGGATTATCAACCTTTAAAATTACAACAACCTGCGATCACCACTGTAGCAGGTATGTATAAACGCAAAGGTATAAATGAGTTAATTGCTGCTTTTGAAAAAATTACTTTAGACTTTCCCACAGCACATCTTTATTTAGTGGGAGATGGACCAGATAGAGAGATATTTAAAGAACAAGCAAAATCAAGTGGTGTAGGCGATCAGATTCACTTTGAGGGTTTTCAAACAGAGCCCCAACGTTATTTATTAGCTTGTGATATTTTCGTTCTGGCTTCTCATAGAGATCCATGTCCCTTAGTAATTTCCGAAGCAAGAGAGGCTGGTACTGCTATTATTGCCACAGAAATAGACGGTATCCCAGAAGCTTTGGACAATGGACAAGCTGGGGTTTTAGTACCAGCTAAAGATAGTCAAGCTTTAGCTGAAGCATTAGTAAATTTATTAAGTAATCCAGACAAATTGCAAGGTTGGAAACATCGCGCACAGGAAAATTTAGAATTGCTTAATGTTGTCCGTGTGTATGAGGAAACTTTAGCAGTGTATCAAGAATTAGTTAATTAA